The Brassica oleracea var. oleracea cultivar TO1000 chromosome C7, BOL, whole genome shotgun sequence sequence CTCCAACAAGTTCTAGATTTCTCTAAATTATTATTTATTTCAAAATATCTAACTCCATAACTTTCTCTCTTCTTCTACACAATTCTTCTTCTATACTTCTCCACTTTTCTCTAGATGTTTCTTCTTCTTGGACTAAGGCTTGATTATGATTTGATTAGTTTTGGGCTTAAGGAGGGAAATCCAACAGTTGAATCCTTCGTTTTTTTTCTACTAACCCCAATTGTACTTTCAGAATTTACATGTCTCCGGAGTTTGCTATGCATGGCAAATTCTCAATGAAAACTGACGTGTATAGCTTTGGAATCTTGATTCTTGAGATTATAAGTGGCAAGGAGAATAGCTATCTCTATCAGATAGATGAAAATACTACTGCTGGAAACTTGGTCACCTATGTAAGCACAAAGATATGAACTTTAACCATTTTAATTAACTTAAAACACTTGACCAGAGAATCTTGTATGTTAATTCATTCTTTATTGTGCCAGGTTTGGAGGCTTTGGACAAGCGGTTCACAACTAGAGCTAGTGGATCCGGCCATGCGAGGGAATTATAAGAGTAATGAAGTCGCGAGATGCATCCATATTGCGCTCTTATGTATTCAAGAAAATCCAGAAGACCGCCCAATGCTATCAACAATCATCACAATGCTCACCAGTAACACAACCATTCTTCCAGTTCCTCGCCTACCAGGATTTTTCCCGCAAATCAGGCACAACTAAGTGATTTAGAGCCAAGCCAATACATGAAGTCTTTTCCTAGCTCAGTTCACAAAAGATGATATGAAGAAAAGTCATCATATTAGAAATGTTATAACATATATATGCTCAAACGATATTTGATTTATTACCCCACTAATAAGAAGCATTGTACGTTTTTATGCAGTGATTTGTAAACTTTATAACCCTACACACATGTATGTAACTTGGTTTTATAATAGCCGGTTCAGTGGGATCAATTTTTAAATTTAGGGCATATATGCAATGATAAAAGATTAGTGGGGTGAATTTGTAATTTCTTAATACATATAACAGAACAGATACAATGTTACTGACGCGAGTAGCCACCGGAATTAACTATTGGGAAAATGGACGCCGGAGCTGAAACTGAAGTGGATCAAACGGTGGATGGAGATTCTTCGGCGGCAGAAACGGTGGATCCCTCGCCGTTGAATCAAGGGGAGATTCTGAGAACACTTGCTACGGTGGAGAAGGATTCGAAGGCAATCGCGGAGAGCTTCTCGTCTCTCTTCGTTTCCCTCCGATCCACTCTCTCTGAGGTTACAATAAAGAACCAAATTTTGGGTTCTGGGTCATAGTTAATTTCATCAATGCCTTATTGCAAAGTTTGATGCTTTTGATCTGTTTGTGCTCTCATCATAAAGACTGTTTCTTTCCTTCTTTTTCAGGATGGCTTATTTTGCTTAAAGTTGTTTGTTTGTGTAGCTAATGAGGGTTCCTTGATGGTGGTTATAGGCTACAGGAAGCTCTGTTGATCACATGACTTGCTTTGGAGATGCAGCTGGACGCCTTCAGGAAACCGGTAACGTTAGAGAAAACTAACTGCTTTTCTTTTGTATGAATGAATGAACAATCATCTTCGAACTGCTTTTCTTTTCTTGTATGAATTTTGCAGCTCTAGATGCCTCCACTAAAGGGAACCGCTACATCAACTCTTGCCTCAGGTACTTTTCCTAGAGAACACCGAGCGTATGTTTCCATATCGGTTGTGATTTGTGAACAAGTTCTTCTTCGGTTCAAAATGTGCAGATTAAACGAGGAAATTAAAGGCCTTGAGACTCTGGCGCCTCGGTTGTATCCTTGATATGGCTCTTTGTTGCGTGTTAACCATGTAGTTGAGTGTTGTACACAAAGAGACAAGTACAAACCATGTTTAGCTCAAAAGCTTTGTTAATTCTGGTTTTAGTTTGGAATCTGTTGTACAATTCCTTGATAAATTAATCTGCAGAAAGCACCTGCGGAGAAATGTGGATGTTCTTGACACGGCTGTGAACAAGCTTATCCGTCCTCCATGACAAGTCATTATTAGCTTTCATGGACTTGGATCAATTATCTCTCGTATATAAAGGTTTTGATTACAACTGATGTTTTTCTTCTTCTTTTGTGACGCAATGTTTTGTGGTGAAACGTTTTTTTTTTACTTTCTTATGTTGACAAGCAATACTGTCCCTTCATTTGAGTTTTGATTATTCATTTGTCCAAATAATTTAAGAAATTGTTATGATTACTTTATTAATTTTTATTTTTTTGAGTGACAAGATTCTTTTTAGTTTATCAAAAATAGTTTTGTAATTAGCTATTATAAAAATTAAACATTTTCCAAATAATATCATAGAGATATTGAAATAGTAATATACGATATTAAAATATTTTTGAAATGCTTACATGTTTAATGATAATATCTACATTTTTTTTTTGTTAGAATTTGTGATATGAAATTAATGTATGTGTATATTGCAAATCTTGGTTCATTTTATAATAAGGAACCTAATTTTTCTTGTTATTTTTCTGATTGAGTCATCATTATAATAAATTGGGTTTATATGAGATTTGTAAATGATTGCACAATTTTGAAAATTTTAATTGGAGGATAAAATAATACATTATTTACCCTTTTTTATCAAATACATTATTTACCCTTATATTTTAGTAAAATTATCCTTTCCAGAGTTTGACATACTTTTTAAAAATTATATATTTTATTCTCTATTTTCTTTTTGTTTAAGTATTTATAATTTTCCCTTTTTATGTTAACATGTCAAAAATTAAGTATTTACAATTTTCTCCTTTTTATGTTAATATATTAGGTTAGTAAAGGTTACCACAACTGTCGAACAGACAGAAAGGTAACTCTGAGACATCAAAACCCTAGAAAACACGTTATAACTCTATAAATAAGAATCTCTGTGCCGCATAACTTATTGAATCCTAGCTTCTTCAGATTGATTTGGTTCGTAAATTTTGCATCGATTATAGACTACTTTCTGCTGAGTATGTGCTCCACTCCTCGCCCATAAACTTTTTTGATATTATGAATTGAGCTTCATGAATCGATCATAGCTCATGTTTTGTCCAAATTTCAACTTCTTTCTCTTTAAATTGATGTCGTTCTTACAGGTCTAAGTAAGAGCTTGCTGGTTAAACCCTCTAGTCCTAATCATGGCGATTTTTTTCAATCCGGAGAACGCACTAAAGCGTGCAGAAGGTAACTTACACATTGATACCTTGTAGCCCACGTCTTATAATATTTATTTAATCTTTGTTTGACCATGAAGTTTACTTCCGGCTGTATGAACTGAAATTGTGTTGCGCCATTGCAGAACTTATCAAAGTTGGGCAGAAACAAGATGCTCTCCAGGTACTTCACGATCTCATTACCTCAAGGAGCTTCAGATCTTGGCAGAAACCCCACGAGAAGATTATGTTTAGATACGTGGAGCTTTGTGTTGACTTGAAGATGGGACGGTTCGCTAAAGATGGATTGATCCAATACCGTAATTCTTGTCAGCAAGTGAACCTGACTTCCTTTGAAGAAGTAACCAAGAAACTCCTACGTCTTGCTACTGAGAAAGCTGAGCAGACCCTTGATAAGGAGACTCTTGATGTAGATGATCCATGGTTCAAGTTCTTGTGGGAGACATACAGAACGGTTCTTGAGATATTGCGAAACAACTCCAAGTTGCAAGCCTTGTATGCGGTTAGTTAATAGTACTCCTTGGCCATTACCATTTTTATTTGATTAGTTCATTGTTAATTATTGTTTCTTGTAGATTACGGCACATAAAGCCTTACAGTTCTGTAAGCAGTATAAAAGACCAACAGAGTTTCGTAGGCTCTGCGAAACTATGAGAAACAATTTGGCTAACCTTGAAAAATACAGAGACCAGAGGGACCGTCCTGACTTGACAGAGCCTGAGACTTTGCAACTTTACCTCGACACAAGATTTGAGCAGTTAAACGTTGCTACTGAGCTTGGACTCTGGCAGGTATGTTCATGTCTTTGTGTAATAGAGAGGATGTAATCGTTATATATTCATGTACCTTTCTTTTGCAGGAAGCTTTTCGCTCTGTTGAAGATATATATGGATTGATGTGCATGGTCAAGAAAACTCCCAAGTCATCTTTATTGGTGGTTTATTATTCCAAATTGACTGAGATCTTCTGGACTTCTTCTAGCCATCTTTTCCATGCTTATGCATGGTTGAAGCTGTTTAGATTGCAGAAGAGTTTCAATAAGAACTTAAGCCAGAAGGATCTGCAGTTACTAGCTTCATCTGTTGTCTTGGCGGCACTCTCTGTTCCACCGTTTGGTCAGGCTCATGGTGCTTCCCGTTTAGAGTTTGAAATTGAGAAAGGACGCAATTCAAGGATGGCCAACATCATAGGTTTCAATCTTGAACCTAAACACGAAGGCGGAGATACGGTAACATTGTTAAACTGTTATCATGTTACATACTTTGTTGCTTGCTTGCGTACTCTAATTCTATCTGTTTCATTTTTTCAGCTTTCTAGGGAATCACTTCTGCAAGAGCTGGTGAGTATCTTTAAATGGATAAATGGAATTGTTTCTTTTGTGACATTTTTATTTTATTGTGGTGTTTTGATATGATTTGTCTCTCAATTATTAGGTTTCAAGTGGTGTTTTGAGCTGTGCAACTCAGGAGGTCAAAGATCTTTACCATCAACTAGAACATGAGTTTCAGCCACTTGATTTCGGTTCCAACACTAAGCCTTTGCTGGATAGAATCTCCAAACTAGGTGGGAAGCTGTCAGCAGCTCCTTCTTTACCAGAAGTACATCTCTCCCAATATGTTCCCTCTTTGGAGAAGCTTGCTACCCTAAGGCTACTTCAACATGTAAGTTGCACTCATATTTTTTTTTTGACCAAGTGTGTATATGTATCTCCATCTAACCACAAATCTAATGTTACAAAAAATTTCAGGTGTCTAAGATGTATCAGACGATGAAAATTGAGTTTCTAGCTCAGTTGGTCCCATTCCTGGACTTCTCAGACGTTGAGAAGATATTAGTTGACGCTGTGAAACACAATTTCGTAGCCATGAAAGTTGATCATGTGAAGGGTTTTGTAACTTTTGGAAATCTGGTTAGCCTATTCTGAATTTGAGATAGTTTTACTATAATTTTTTGACGGTTTTTGATTGATGTTATTTTGTTTCATGCTTCAGGGTATTGAGTCTGATGAATTGAGAGATCCCCTGACTGTTTTTTCTGAGACTATGAACAAAGTAAGAGCTATGTTATTCCCTGCTTCAAGTAAGCGTGGTGACGTAGCACCAAATCTAGAAGAGACTGTTGAAAAGGAGCATAAGAGACTGCTTGCTAGGCAATCAATCATTGAAAAGAGGAAGGAGGAACAAGAGCGTCAGCAACTAGAGATGGTATGTTTGTTTCTTACATGTGTTAAGGTCGGTAACTTGAGGCAAAGTCTCATTGTTCTGTGTTTTTTATTTTGAAGGAACATGAAGAGGAGATGAGAAAGCTTAATCTTAGGATGCAAACCGAAGTGGCGGAACAGAAGAGACTTGCCTCAGAGGTTGAGGATAGGAGGAGACAAAGAATCCTTAGGGAGATAGAGGTGAGGGAGCTTGAGAAAGCTCAAACTTTGCTAGAGAACACTGAGAGACGCTGGACAAACAGAGAAGAAAGGGAGAGGAAGCTCCTTAAACTTGCTAAAACAATGGATTACCTGGAACGAGCAAAGAGAGAAGAGTCTACCCCTTTGATTGAAGCTGCATATCAGCAACGACTCGTAGAGGAAATAGAATCTCATGAGCGTGAGCAACAGGTGAACTATTTTCTTAACAGTGGTTTCTGAGTTGAGGCATACAACGGTCCTTATAGTGTCTTCTCTTTTGTATAGCGCGAGGTCGACCTTAGCAGAGAACGTCATGAGAGTGACCTGAAGGAGAAACGTAGGGTGACTAGAATGTTAAGTTCAGAATCTTTTGGGGAGAACATGGTCAGTGATCATGTCTTCATTATTGCTAATATCATGTTTTGTTCTTATTGTCATGCAACTCAAATCAAAAATCTTATATTTCCAGGAAATATTCCAAAATAGAGTGATTAGGCTTCGAGAAGCTGAGTTTGAGAGACAAAAGAGAGAGAAGGAGGAGCATCTTCAAGCCAGGAAACAAGAGAGGGATGTTAAAAGAAAGCGGATATATTATTCGAAATGTGAAGAGGAAAGAATAAGAAAGCTTCAGGAAGAAGAGGAAGCTCGTAAGCAGAGAGGTAAGCAAACTTTTGTAGTCATGAATATGCAATGACATTTGATGCGTCTGTTTGAGAATGTGACCAAGTATTCTTCAGATGCTGCAGGTCCTTCACAATCGTCTGCAAAATACATTCCTAAGTTCAGGCTTAGCCAAGCCACTGAAGTTTCAGGCTCTGCAGATGACCACCAGTGGGGAAGCAGAAGACCACAACATAGTGGCAGGGGCAATGCTGCACCTCTGGTCGAAGGAGACCAACTTGGAGATGGAGGTGAGCGACCTGGTGGTGATTCTTGGCGCAGTGAAGAAGGTAGATATTCATTTAGAAGTAGCGGTCCAAGGTCTTCCTTCTCATCAAGAACCTCTCAACCCTGATGCCTGTGATGTGATATTTTGGCCTCAGTTCCCATAAAATAAGAGAGCTCAGTGAAGAAATAATTTTAATCTGTTTTAAGACTCGTTTTGCTTGCTTCATCATGAGCTTGTTCTGTAGTTCATATACTTTTCAGTTGATTTTTATCTATTAAGTATTTAAGCTGTGTTAGAAAGCCTTTTGCATATCTCTATCTGTCACGTTCTCACTTGTGTACAAAGCCATAACTTATTTGATTAATGTCGAATTTCAAATTTTCTAATAACGTGATCAGCAAGTAAACACTTAAGATTATTATTATATATATATATTATTAAAATCGAAATCATGACAGTTTTTCATGTGTGATTTTTTTATTTGGATCATTCCTAAAAAATATATTAAATTTTACATAACTTAATTATAATATTTTTTAAGATATTTATTTTTATTTGAAATAGTAATAAATATCTTAAAAACAATTATGACAAAATTTTTAAATATCTTTTCGAATCTTTTAAAAATATATTTTCGAAATTAGTTAATTAAAATTATAATTATCACAAAGTATAATTAGAAACTAAATTTTAGTTTAGTTTTGATTGTAAACAAAAATTAATAATTATTTAAAATACTTTTAATGATAATAACAATTTTAAATTGATTTAGTTATTAAAATTTAATTTAATAAATATTTTAAAAGATGTTTTTTAAAAAATATTCATTTCTATTTCTAATTTAAAATAAAAATATTTTATCACATAAATTATGGCTTATTTCATATGTGATTTTATTTTTAGTCTAGACCACTTAGAAGTCATACTTTTAAATGCTTTTACCATGTAATACAATAAGTTTACACATCCTTTCATAGATGAAACATTTGATTTTTATTCATATCTTATATATAAGACTTTAATCTACTATTATTAACGTTTGTATATTATATTGCATAACCTAAAATATTTTTGTATCAAAGAAACCCGCAGGGTCATGCAGACAAAATCTAATTTTTCCTTTTAATTACGCAAGGAGTCCAGTCAAGCGTTTAATATTTCTCATAGTTTGTAATATCATAATTATCTAGCTTTAGAAGAAAAAAATGTCTACAATTTCTTTTATCAATTAGGTTAACTATAATTAAGTAAAGTTTAGAGGAGAGCAATATGATATCCCATCAATATCAATAATAATAATTTTCACTCTTTACTTTCTCGTCTGGAAACCGATTTCTAGGGCTTTCGTTTCTGTACCACAAGTTCAAACCATTCGAACTCAACATGAGTAGAAGAGAAAACTCATATTCTATCCCCATTGATCTCATCATAGAGATACTCTCTAAATTGCCATTCAAATCAATAGCTAGGTTTTCGTGCGTGTCAAAGCCATGGAGGTCCATGCTTGCCAGTCCATATTTCAAGAAGTTGTTCTTCACCAGCTCCCCGGCACGGCCGCGTCTCTTATTCTCCGTTCAACGAGATGGTAACGATTTGTGTTTTTTCTCGTCGTCACAGCCTCATAATCTATATGAGAAGTCGTCATCTCTTGTAGTAACCGCAGACTTTCACATGAAGTTACATAAAGACACGCTTACAAGTTATTGCAGACATGCCTTTGGTTTGGTCTATTTCTGGGGGCCTATGGGGATGGTAATATGTAACCCCAGCACGGGACGGTCGGCTCTTTTACCCAAAGAAGGGATGCTGAGTTCGATAAACTATTTAGGGTTTGATCCGGTTGACAAACAACTTAAGGTATTGTCCATTAACTTTGACAGGTCAGGTCTAATTTTGACACTAGGAGGAACTGGAGACAATTCGTGGAGGGAGATCTCTTGTCCCTTAAACCATTTTTCTACGGGTGGTTTGTCCGAAGGGATATGCATCAATGGGGTTTTGTATTACTTTGCTACACTAAACAATGGACGTTTTTATCGGATTGTTTGCTTTCATGTTAGGTCTGAGGAATTCAAGATTACCTACAAATATTTCGTCCAACGAAAAACTAAACTGATAAACTATAAAGGTAAACTAGGCGTGATTACTCTAGAGTATGATTATAACCCTTGGGATCGGGATCGTAATAACCCCAAGGGTAGAAAGTGTTCCCTTAAGTTGTGTATGTCGGTTATAAAGGATGTTGAAAACCCAAACTCGGAATGGTCCGAACATTTCTACACTTTTTGGAAGACGAATCAATTCTTTGAATGCAGTCATGTTTCCGCTTTATGGGGGAACCAAGTCGTTGATGGGGATGTTTCTGTTGTTGGAGTGACTGCCACAGGTGACATTGTTTTGTATATGAATGAAGCATCTAAGCCGCTTTATGTTTTCTACCTCAATATCGAAAGGAACACTCTCCAACGAGTTGAATTCCGATCTGCTAACCATGAAGCTTTCGAGAAATGTAGTGGCGAAGTTATACTCTCTGTGGACCATGTAGAGGATCTTAACTTTATTAATATGGAGACAACATATGCTGCATCAACATATAAGTTAATGGCGTAAAGCAACGACAGCACTACAGCAAACATCATCTTAGGCTCACATGTTTTGAAGCCATTTTTGGTCTCTGTTCACATCATCTTAGGCTCATTTGATTTTTATCAGTATTTAAGCTGCGTATGAAAACCTTTTGCATTAAACAGCATTTAGTTTCTAATATCTCTTTTATGTTTTCACTTGTTACTCATAGAACCCAAAAAAAAAAAGAGATTCATCAGGCAACAGAAAAGTTGCTAAATATCTAAGTTTATTCAGTGACATGGCTCCACTTATTAAGTAATAATACTGATTATCTTAGAAGTGGAAGCATGATTTAGGTCAATTGTGGTTCTTATAAAGTATTTGGTGAATGAAACAGTTAGGCTCAAGAAAGTCCAAGAGAAGATAATCACCTTTAAAGTTTAAACCTAAGGAAGAAAGTTGTGTTTAGCGTTGCTCAAGTCTTTTTCAGGACGCAATCACTTATGGGCCACACTTATGCTTCTTTGTTCACCACTTAAGCTGAATCTAGCTTGACTACTACTACTCCCACTTTGAATAAACATATGATAAAATAACCTTTGAAACATTACTTTAGATGGTTATAGAAAGACTCAGTCAAAAGGTTTTCCACATATAAAAGATTATAAGAATCCAAAAGCAGCTTTGGATTCCACTAGCTAATATTTTGATATTGCATGACACTCACAAGTCACAACAACTGTATAAGCTCTTTCCCCTTTCTTAACCAGGAACCGGTTTAGTGATCTCTAAACCGGGATACTAGTTTGTTTTCTCTCTCAAGGATCATCATGTTCAGGCAGTGTTAGTCCAGCAAAGTCTTTGACAGTGTAACCAATCCTCTCAAACTTCCCTACTTCATTACTCTGTCTGAACTTCAGATACTCCGAACACTTGAACGACTTGTATCTCCTGCAATTTCCCTCCCCAACTATTTCTTGCGGCGCAAGTACCACTTTCTCATCCTCAAAACAGAGGAAAAACCCTAGAGACACTCTGTTCACCAGCTTTCTCAATACAACTCGATGTTCAGACGATCTCAGCCGTCCGTTACTCCACGCCTGCATAAGATCTCCAATGTTAACAACAAGCAGATCATCGCAGGGATTTATATCAATCCATTTCCCTTCCTTTGACCTCATCTGAAGCCCACCAACTGAATCTTGATACACTATAGTTATGCAGCTCATATCCGTGTGCATCCCAAGACCTTCCACGAGCTCTTCTTGCTTCTCTACATCTTGTGGAGGCGTGTAGTTCACTAATCTTAAGTATCCATGACAATTGCTAAACTCATTTTGGTAGAATCTCTTCCCAGTTTCCTCTCCTAAGGTCGTCATCAAGAGTATCTCCACAAGTCTTTTGGACAATTCCGCCATTTTAGCACCATAT is a genomic window containing:
- the LOC106303539 gene encoding cysteine-rich receptor-like protein kinase 22, whose protein sequence is MSPEFAMHGKFSMKTDVYSFGILILEIISGKENSYLYQIDENTTAGNLVTYVWRLWTSGSQLELVDPAMRGNYKSNEVARCIHIALLCIQENPEDRPMLSTIITMLTSNTTILPVPRLPGFFPQIRHN
- the LOC106306898 gene encoding uncharacterized protein LOC106306898 isoform X3; translation: MDAGAETEVDQTVDGDSSAAETVDPSPLNQGEILRTLATVEKDSKAIAESFSSLFVSLRSTLSEATGSSVDHMTCFGDAAGRLQETALDASTKGNRYINSCLRLNEEIKGLETLAPRLKHLRRNVDVLDTAVNKLIRPP
- the LOC106306898 gene encoding eukaryotic translation initiation factor 3 subunit A isoform X2 translates to MAIFFNPENALKRAEELIKVGQKQDALQVLHDLITSRSFRSWQKPHEKIMFRYVELCVDLKMGRFAKDGLIQYRNSCQQVNLTSFEEVTKKLLRLATEKAEQTLDKETLDVDDPWFKFLWETYRTVLEILRNNSKLQALYAITAHKALQFCKQYKRPTEFRRLCETMRNNLANLEKYRDQRDRPDLTEPETLQLYLDTRFEQLNVATELGLWQEAFRSVEDIYGLMCMVKKTPKSSLLVVYYSKLTEIFWTSSSHLFHAYAWLKLFRLQKSFNKNLSQKDLQLLASSVVLAALSVPPFGQAHGASRLEFEIEKGRNSRMANIIGFNLEPKHEGGDTLSRESLLQELVSSGVLSCATQEVKDLYHQLEHEFQPLDFGSNTKPLLDRISKLGGKLSAAPSLPEVHLSQYVPSLEKLATLRLLQHVSKMYQTMKIEFLAQLVPFLDFSDVEKILVDAVKHNFVAMKVDHVKGFVTFGNLGIESDELRDPLTVFSETMNKVRAMLFPASSKRGDVAPNLEETVEKEHKRLLARQSIIEKRKEEQERQQLEMEHEEEMRKLNLRMQTEVAEQKRLASEVEDRRRQRILREIEVRELEKAQTLLENTERRWTNREERERKLLKLAKTMDYLERAKREESTPLIEAAYQQRLVEEIESHEREQQREVDLSRERHESDLKEKRRVTRMLSSESFGENMEIFQNRVIRLREAEFERQKREKEEHLQARKQERDVKRKRIYYSKCEEERIRKLQEEEEARKQRGPSQSSAKYIPKFRLSQATEVSGSADDHQWGSRRPQHSGRGNAAPLVEGDQLGDGGERPGGDSWRSEEGRYSFRSSGPRSSFSSRTSQP
- the LOC106306898 gene encoding eukaryotic translation initiation factor 3 subunit A isoform X1, whose amino-acid sequence is MAIFFNPENALKRAEELIKVGQKQDALQVLHDLITSRSFRSWQKPHEKIMFRYVELCVDLKMGRFAKDGLIQYRNSCQQVNLTSFEEVTKKLLRLATEKAEQTLDKETLDVDDPWFKFLWETYRTVLEILRNNSKLQALYAITAHKALQFCKQYKRPTEFRRLCETMRNNLANLEKYRDQRDRPDLTEPETLQLYLDTRFEQLNVATELGLWQEAFRSVEDIYGLMCMVKKTPKSSLLVVYYSKLTEIFWTSSSHLFHAYAWLKLFRLQKSFNKNLSQKDLQLLASSVVLAALSVPPFGQAHGASRLEFEIEKGRNSRMANIIGFNLEPKHEGGDTLSRESLLQELVSSGVLSCATQEVKDLYHQLEHEFQPLDFGSNTKPLLDRISKLGGKLSAAPSLPEVHLSQYVPSLEKLATLRLLQHVSKMYQTMKIEFLAQLVPFLDFSDVEKILVDAVKHNFVAMKVDHVKGFVTFGNLGIESDELRDPLTVFSETMNKVRAMLFPASSKRGDVAPNLEETVEKEHKRLLARQSIIEKRKEEQERQQLEMEHEEEMRKLNLRMQTEVAEQKRLASEVEDRRRQRILREIEVRELEKAQTLLENTERRWTNREERERKLLKLAKTMDYLERAKREESTPLIEAAYQQRLVEEIESHEREQQREVDLSRERHESDLKEKRRVTRMLSSESFGENMEIFQNRVIRLREAEFERQKREKEEHLQARKQERDVKRKRIYYSKCEEERIRKLQEEEEARKQRDAAGPSQSSAKYIPKFRLSQATEVSGSADDHQWGSRRPQHSGRGNAAPLVEGDQLGDGGERPGGDSWRSEEGRYSFRSSGPRSSFSSRTSQP
- the LOC106305614 gene encoding putative F-box protein At5g42430, which produces MSRRENSYSIPIDLIIEILSKLPFKSIARFSCVSKPWRSMLASPYFKKLFFTSSPARPRLLFSVQRDDFHMKLHKDTLTSYCRHAFGLVYFWGPMGMVICNPSTGRSALLPKEGMLSSINYLGFDPVDKQLKVLSINFDRSGLILTLGGTGDNSWREISCPLNHFSTGGLSEGICINGVLYYFATLNNGRFYRIVCFHVRSEEFKITYKYFVQRKTKLINYKGKLGVITLEYDYNPWDRDRNNPKGRKCSLKLCMSVIKDVENPNSEWSEHFYTFWKTNQFFECSHVSALWGNQVVDGDVSVVGVTATGDIVLYMNEASKPLYVFYLNIERNTLQRVEFRSANHEAFEKCSGEVILSVDHVEDLNFINMETTYAASTYKLMA
- the LOC106304294 gene encoding probable 2-oxoglutarate-dependent dioxygenase AOP1; amino-acid sequence: MSELHSSLQLPVLDLTQPIQSSVQSSLSQACKEWGFFYVTNHGISKEMFSKIYSLSRDVFSAPLDSKLKLGPFSYTPRHIASPYFESLVVSGPDFSGSAKASADVLFQDHDKPELRETLQEYGAKMAELSKRLVEILLMTTLGEETGKRFYQNEFSNCHGYLRLVNYTPPQDVEKQEELVEGLGMHTDMSCITIVYQDSVGGLQMRSKEGKWIDINPCDDLLVVNIGDLMQAWSNGRLRSSEHRVVLRKLVNRVSLGFFLCFEDEKVVLAPQEIVGEGNCRRYKSFKCSEYLKFRQSNEVGKFERIGYTVKDFAGLTLPEHDDP